The following DNA comes from Chelmon rostratus isolate fCheRos1 chromosome 3, fCheRos1.pri, whole genome shotgun sequence.
gCCTCACATTAGGTTTAACTCAACAGCAAATCCCTGTTTCTGTGCTCTAACATAGAAATCAAGAACACTTTAAACACTTCAAAATCAAAAGCCTGCCTCTGCACTCTGTACCTACCCCCTGCCCACCCTCCTCTCGAGCACGGATGCTCTGTAGCAGATCGGTGATGATTGAGGCAGCATGCTGACACTGGTCTGGTGGACCCATAATATGGGCGATTTTATCAGGACCTGTACCATCATCTGTACAGGATGACAAAAGGAAAGGCAGATTTATTGGTAGGGATTTGTTcaggaatgaaaaacaaaaaggatcaaCTGGAAGGAGAAGAATTTCCATCCCAGCCACTCCAAAtgactgatttttaaaaaaatcatcactgAAGTCATAATGATGTGGATCCATTTCTTCACAACTGGTCAATATTCTAATGCCTGCAATTTCAACTAGCTGCAGATGTAAAACTTGGAACGCCAACGCACAATTAAGATAGCTGTAAGCTtgatagaaaaaaataattaagtgACCTTCTCCTGTTAACAAAATGGTAAAAAATTTGATGcagttttcatgaaaatgtttggagCGCTCACCTGGTTTAAACTGTATCTTCACTCCAGCATCGCTCTGGATCTTCTTGATCATTTCTCCACTTCGGCCAATTACAACTCCCACGGAGTGGCGGGGCACAGCTATCTGTAGaattacaaaaaatataaattaataataaaaataaaaataataataataaagtgatAACTGCTTAAAGTGGATAAAAATCACACtaaacatgcattcacacattaCTATTCTACAGCtaagaaaaaaaaggtctttATTACAGCAGTCACAGCTTTGCTTTTTGTATTAAACAGATTACTTACATCAATGCCACCACCTCCTCCCATCCTTGACCCGTATTCGTTCCGGTCTCCAAAACCTGCATGATCCCTTTCTCGTAGAATCTCATTAACCATCTCCTTtgcttgctttaaaaaaaaaaaaaaaaaacacaaggaagaCATAATGAAAGGAACAGTAAATAGGGGGATAGAAAAATGTCCAACTTGAACTCAAACAACTTTAACAACCAAAATAATTTCAAGAGTACCTGCACTTTGTAGGGGTCTCCAATGATGCGCAGGGGTTTATCAATGTTGGGTGGTTGGGATCCATCTTGAATAAGAATCATTTTAACTCCAGCCCGCTCCTAAAATTTTGCAGGAGAGGTATTGCATTTGATTACAGACACAAATGCAACTGATCccagcatcagcatgttacACTGTTTACTGGTTACAGTGCACTTTCCTATTAGGCAATAACAAATCAACACAAGACTTCCTAACAATCATTTTCTTTACAATATTTGTACTATAGAAacactctgtctttctcacctGTAGCTGTTTGATGGTCTCTCCTCCTTTGCCTATAATAAGGCCGGCCTTGCCTGCAGGGATGATCATCTCCTGCATGGAACCTGCTTGCCCATTGGTCGACTCATGACCCCTTGACACTATTTCATCGATTAGTGCCTTGGCTCTCCTTGAAGCAAATTCAAAGAAGAAGGGTGGTGAAATGATTGAAGAAAACAAGCCTGCTGTGGCACAGAAGCAATTTAGTTAATGGGTCACACTATTCTGACTTATTACAGGCAGCACAAGAAGCTCCAGCTGCACCTACAGTATGCCATAGCAGCAGCTGACTTTTGAACAGGCAATGCTTTGCTTTGGCGTTTTTCTGTGCACTTGAAGGTCCCACTCTATGTTGGGCTTTGCCAAGCTTGGCTCAATTTATGGTGGTCTAGGCGATCAAGTAGCATCTCCTTTCAAATAGCAGTGAAAGTGCACTGAAAGTCTAGCTCTTGCTGCTCACTAACCTAGATACAACAAATTTCCACCAATCCATTATCTATGGAGGTACAGCTGATTAAGATGAGAGTAAGGACCATAGCTGGGGTTTATCTTGTTTATTAATGTCCATCtgcaatttgaaaaaaaaaaaaggtccaaTGCACAAGTTAACAGGACACTGTAAAAGGTTTTCTATCATCTCATTTCTTAAGCTTAAAGTAAACATTATCACTACATTATGTGTAGTCTCATTAACCCAGCCATCACTCTTTAGTAGAAGTTTAATAATGTTATTTCTTCAACTTTGAGCAGAATTACATAGATGTACATGAacaaaaactccacagaaacCTAATTTTGTCTTTAAGAGTTGAGTGAAGCTGAGCTGAAAACTCAAACATTGTTTTAAACACGAACTTACTGTACGGCATCTGGTGACCCGGTCAAAGAAACACTTCTGTCTGAAAGACCAGCACTGTCTgtgaatgaatatgaaaatatgcaTCAATCCAAAAGCTACTGGAAAATACTTAAAATTTTGTGGACCTGGCATGTCTGGGGTTAGCACATAGCTCACCGTGTGCAATCTGGACCTTGCAGCCAGAATCCTGCTGTATTTTGTTAATCTGTTCACCTCCTCTGCCAATGACTTTAgggaaaacagcaaagacattAAGATGTCAGTTTGAGCATGTGTAATACAGCAATGTAGGCATCATGTCATGGTTTAGGAAATTAATGAACATGTACTCACTGAGACCAACCATGCTATCAGGTACCCTGTACTCTTCTGTCATTGTGGAGGGCCTAACACTGCAGacaagtgttaaaaaaaacaaaagatatatAAAAAGGATCTTGTCTGTGTCCTAACAATCTCCAGAAGTGTTTTTGTAaaagaaacactaaaaataACTATACAGTATACCTTTGTTGGGAGAGGGCAGCCAGCTGAGCACCAATAGCtataagagaagaaaaaagtggTGAGTGTTTGGAAACTGAGCCGAGCGACTGTGTAATAGGACCAATGTGTGTATTTAACGTACACAATGCAGAATCTATTTCGCTCTGAGATGCTACCTTCTTAGCATCAGGTTcatctgaaaacaaaagaaaaagtgagtcTTACAATGTGGACAATCAAATGCAGACaaagtggctgtttgtgctTATTTTTAACCTGCTTCTTCCAGGGATCTCTTCTGTGCTGCAAATGGATAGCTCTCAGCACCTCCATTGTTGCTCACCGAGGGAACACCATCTCCACCAATTTTAGCTGCAATCTGGAAAGACATATACTGGATGAAGAACTTTCAGGGAAACAAGTTTTGGTAAGCAGACCTTTCAGACAGATTTTGCTGCATAATTGTGATTTCatacacagaaagaaagattgTGTCATTCAAAGTGACCCGAGACGATCAGTCCACTCATGAGGTTGGGGTTATCTGGGCCTGGAGACGACAAATTTAGAACAGAGAGCCTTTGTTGGGGGTCTGAAGTTTAGAAGACATGGACATTAACCAGGGAGGAAGGGTTTGACAAGGTTGGTAATGAGTGACAATATGTGAAGTGTAGGATCTAGTGTTGAGCTTGCCCCATACAgtggactaaaagtcaggatatctgtCTCTACTACAACAAGTTTTacctttcatttttaaatctgtctcatAAGTGCCTCAACTTTTTGCAAAACTAAATTGCTGGAGTACCCCGTGGATTTCTACAGGAGTGAAAATAGACCGACTAAAATGAGATTCAACCATCATACAAACAGTGCCTTCACAGCATCTTGACTAAAGCTAAAATAACTAATTTATCAATTgatagaaaattaatctgcagcagatttgttcatattttcattgttctgcttgataaattaattacattttaaaacaaacattctCTAATTTAAGCTTGTCAAATGTAAAATTTTATATTGCTGGTAATTTAATGTATTTCTTGGTTTTTGTTTCTCAGACAAAACTAGTTGTTACCTTAGGGTCTTAAGTAACTAATTAATCAAGCGTGACCGTGGAAGAAAACAGCCAATGAGAAATTAAATTTTAGTCACCAAGTTAAATAACTTCGTAAATATAATGAACCAAGACAGTTGGTTGACCTTACTACGTGACAATCACAATGTTACAAAAATGGTGGTGTTAATTGCTACATTTTTCCAAAATGGAGTTTCATACATTGAGGGTGAAACTTAATCATCGGCTAACGGATAACTAACGTTATAGTAACTCACCCAGCTAGCTAACTTAGCTGAAGTAGCTAGCTAGTCATTTAACTTAACCCCAGGCTACCGATGGCGACAAGTCCTTTTATTTACATGAAAGAATGAGACGTAGAGAGACAAGGACGTTGTTGCTGTTGCTCAATCCACCGCAAAACATGTTTAACTGATCACTCAACTGGCAAGCGCATCAGACAAATGGCATTGCCATTAGCTAGCTCGCTAGCTCGCTAGTTAACTCAAGCTAACGTCACGGGTAATTAAGCTAGCTGCAGTTTCCCACCATCCAACTAGCTCGCCGGCTCTCTTCTCTTGTAGGCGAATTCTTGAGTTACCTGTCTGGCTCGTTGTACAGCATCAGCAAAAGCGTCTTTTTTCATCCCAGCACCGACTCCGTTCGTCGGCAAACCGCCGTAATCAGACATGCTGCTCACAAGGGGCAAATAGACACAGCTCAATAGCTTTGGCCGGGTCGAGCTGCGCAGAAGCGGGAAGGCTAAACAGGAGCGTACGGGGGACACCAATGTGAGCGAGGCTGCTTACCACGCCGGCAAACTTCCCTGCTTAAAATAGCCAATCACGAAACCTTCAACACCCggggtttcttcttcttcttcttcttcttcttccttcctcctccttatACTGCTTCCTTAGACCTTTGGCTGTTGATGTCTAATTACATATGGTAAAAATACCGCCACCTTGTGGGCCGGAGGTGGGCTGGCTGGAGTGTAGCTCAGACCCTGTTGAACCTGTATTTATATCATTTAGGTAGACATCTTAATTGCCTAGGTGCATGAAGCCATTTATTAtttagaaatgtatttaatcTATTTTACAATTAGTAGCACTGTAACAGTAACAATGTGACATCCTTAGCTACAGTTGCATGGCAACAGGGCTGAGCGGAGCTAATACTCCTATAAAGACAAACTGGTGAGGAAAGCTACTTGTTTACAACATTTCACTTTTCAGAAAGAAACTCAATGGCATTTGTTTAACAAAGGCGGCACCTGGCATACTTTTATTTGCACACTCCATCATAAATACTGACACATCAAAACTGCTCATTGGCATTAAATCTCACCTCTTATTGTTTCATGATAGAAGTTAACTATTAACTATAGTGTTAAACCTGGACATTGTTTGCATACATTTTATGACAATACTGTGTGGCACTGGACCCAGTAGAGTGTTTCAAACAtaagaaaacagacacaaacacacgtctCTGCATAGGAACGTCTGCATTTCTTATTAGAGGGTATCATGAGTCCTTTATGTCTCTTGATATGGCTTTGGTAGTTTCACTCCTGTAAAATATGAAGTCCTTCTTAAGCTCTACCCAGTAGTAACCcttccaggaaaaaaaagacgtgAGAGcgccttttccttttttcaccatcagtcatttcagctgtCATTAAATAGTTAGGTTCAGTAATATTCTGttgtcattttatcatttctttcTGTACTTCAGTATTTGTAACATTGCTTTAAGACAAGTCAATCAAAGTCCTGACTCTGTAACCCCACCAGCGTGCAGCAACTTCAGGTTCCCCTCACTTACAGAACAGGAAATTGGATCAGTCCTCCTATAAATCCTTTATCTTCTCTATATACCACCTAGGAGAAAAGATAATACTGTAGGAATGTAACATAGCTTTCAAGTTTGGTTCTGTTCGTTCTCAGGCAAGTTCATGCAAGTCTTCATCTGTCAAGTCAGTGCAGTAGCAGGAGGCTAGTTGATTAGCTTTCACACAACCGCTGGCATGCATTGCAATGCAATATATCACACGTGAAACTCATCACAGCAGCTGCCAGTTCAGGTGAGGTCCAAATGTGAGCAACAGATTATAAATAATTAtgaagtttttttcttctttccttccatTGTTCATTTTCCATCCTATCGTCCTCACCCTGAAAACTCTGACTTTTAATCACACATCCACAGTCCAAGGCTCAAATCCTCATGCCAACAGATCTGTGCGTGCTTGCAGCTGAAAGCCACCCCAGACCATTTAACCTTTTTCTACGCCTTTCCCACTCCTCCTACCCTCAATGTCCACTCCCAGGACTATCCTTGTGTATTCGTAGACGACGTAGGACACGCTGACAGCCGGGATGACTTTCAGCAGGTTGGGGGAAATTCCTCGATAGAGTCCAGCCACACCCTCCTGGGTCAAGATGTTGTGGACCAAGGCCACCATGGAGGGTTTCGGGGCTCCCTTCACTGAAGCtgagggaagagaaaaagatgagCTCCACCGACACATTCTGGTCTCTCACTAGACAACTCTGCAACACTGATTGCACCTGGTGCTGATGCACTGAAGCCATGTTTGCTCTCGATCGTCTCTTCGTCGTATCGTTTGGAATAATTGTgtttgaataaacacacacattcccattCAAGGGACTCTGAGAATCTACAGGGACACTGAAGCTCTTCTGGCAGCTCATTGTGGCCCAACACCTAACTTAGActtataatgtttttttcactaAACCACCCATCTGTATCTATATTAGCATGACCACAGTTATTCTGACCTTGTGCCTGCATTCGGGTGCGGATCAGGGCCAGCGGGTAGCTTGCTAGCTGTCCGCAGGTGCTGGAAATGGCACCGCAGCCGACCAGCACCGTGACCCCTGGGTCGGCCAAACCTCTGTTCCTGTTCAGCCAGGCAAACTTCAGAGTCTGTGGGATAGAGGGAGTGAGAAGAACGTACAAACTAAGGAGACGCAGTATGAAAGCTGCGtgctttcatgtctctctgACCTCATAGACAGCCAGGTCGATGCCAGCATAAGGGACAATACTCAGCATGTTGGGTAAATAGCCCTTATAGAAGGCCGTGACACCCTCTCTCTGTATGATCTGTTTGGCACAGTCTGCTATCCCTGAGTACTGGCCTGTCTTTCTTAGTGTGAGACGGGTCTTCAGCACCTGCAGGGAAaaggaagagatgagagaaaaagagaaaatgcgTCACTCATTTCACTTGTCATACAACCcagaaagtgtgttttcttgAAACTCTATGttgtttctatgtgtgtatgAGCCTGATATTACCTCCATTGGGTAGATGACCGTCTGAGCTGTAGCTCCAGCCAAAGAGCCAGCGACAAACCTCTCATGAACTCTCAGAGTCCTGCTTTTATTACTGCCACGCATCACATTCTTGATCTATGCAGCATTATAGAGCCAAGGACAGAATAAAGTTAACATAATTTAAGAGAGGTGTAATCGCAGACAGATAACAACCGATAATATAAACATGTTGCTTCAAGACATAATTAGACACTTTGGGAAATTTGCTTGCTGAGCGTTAGACGAGAAGGTCGATAACACTCTGTTCTGTTCAATAAATATGATGCAACAACCAAtggctatcttagcttagcataaaaactggaggCAGGTGGAGACAGAATCCACCTACCAACATCTCATTGGTGAAGCTTGCCAATTAACACGTCACATTTTgatgtttaatctgtacaaaaacagacagtgaaaaaacatCCCGTGGCGGTTTGTACGAGGGGTTCTGTGTCAGACTGTTGGTCAGGAGCTgtgacttcctgaagtcttgcaactgtgaggttgccagggTAACCAGCCCAGCTGttgcccctgtttccagtctgctaagctaagctaacgagCTTCTGAAGACATGAGACTAGTAAACTAGTAGTTTTCTCGTCTAAATTTCAGTAAGACAGCAGAAAAGCTATTCTTTTAAACATGCGGGTGGGCAAATGAATGGGCAGTTggttaagagaaaaaaaaatgacaatctTTAAAACATTGGAGACACAATGAGAAATCATCAGAAACGCCTGAAAGAAAGTAAgatgcaggaggaagagagaataattaattgcaaaaaaaaggGACTCAAGTCTACTCCACCTGTTCATAAGCTGTGAACTTGATAGCAGTT
Coding sequences within:
- the LOC121626776 gene encoding far upstream element-binding protein 2 gives rise to the protein MSDYGGLPTNGVGAGMKKDAFADAVQRARQIAAKIGGDGVPSVSNNGGAESYPFAAQKRSLEEADEPDAKKVASQSEIDSALSIGAQLAALSQQSVRPSTMTEEYRVPDSMVGLIIGRGGEQINKIQQDSGCKVQIAHDSAGLSDRSVSLTGSPDAVQRAKALIDEIVSRGHESTNGQAGSMQEMIIPAGKAGLIIGKGGETIKQLQERAGVKMILIQDGSQPPNIDKPLRIIGDPYKVQQAKEMVNEILRERDHAGFGDRNEYGSRMGGGGGIDIAVPRHSVGVVIGRSGEMIKKIQSDAGVKIQFKPDDGTGPDKIAHIMGPPDQCQHAASIITDLLQSIRAREEGGQGGPPGPGSGMPPGGRGRGRGQGSWGPPGGEMTFSIPAHKCGLVIGRGGENVKSINQQTGAFVEISRQPPPNGDPNFKLFTIRGSPQQIDHAKQLIEEKIEAPLCPVGGGPGPGGPAGPMGPYNPNPYNAGPPAGAPHGAAPGGPQFCPQGWGNTYQQWQAPGPHDPSKAAADPNAAWAAYYAQYYGQQPGGAMAAQNPGAAAAVPGDQSQAAQASGGQPDYTKAWEEYYKKMGMTQPAGGAAAAPAAAAAAGGAAAGGQQDYSAAWAEYYRQQAAYYGQGGQAPAQAAAPQQGQQAQ
- the LOC121626785 gene encoding calcium-binding mitochondrial carrier protein SCaMC-3-like isoform X3, with protein sequence MLDIGEQLTVPDEFSEEEKKSGYVWRQLMAGAMAGSVSRTGTAPLDRLKVFRQVHGSTDFKGNVRSSFQYMVKEGGLQSLWRGNGINVLKIAPETAIKFTAYEQIKNVMRGSNKSRTLRVHERFVAGSLAGATAQTVIYPMEVLKTRLTLRKTGQYSGIADCAKQIIQREGVTAFYKGYLPNMLSIVPYAGIDLAVYETLKFAWLNRNRGLADPGVTVLVGCGAISSTCGQLASYPLALIRTRMQAQASVKGAPKPSMVALVHNILTQEGVAGLYRGISPNLLKVIPAVSVSYVVYEYTRIVLGVDIEGRRSGKGVEKG